Proteins from a single region of Argopecten irradians isolate NY chromosome 7, Ai_NY, whole genome shotgun sequence:
- the LOC138327666 gene encoding UPF0430 protein CG31712-like, giving the protein MDMELSKRFSGGRLSLKDDFDIDFNDASRASTPMSILSSKSEGRRRERSSHHHSADDYKRKIARLKSELEMEKARNKQVYRDKSDEIKLIRESYAQDRNREYRELEKKLNLEKQKEVEILQENILKRKDEELQQVFRYKEDEVKNLNEKLRREKETKMVTEEKKREYKEELRKIQEEFQKMREEKDKIEKEYKKKCEDENKKEKEFSELKEGYDAELRRIIGESKKLAMGNLQKLKKAEKALVNEESALNEDDDISLLDRMTPFSDYSSRAPSASLGFRLEDLKLDDLRIEEEDIENLLASAQPAPSAFTKVRRQTPVSLPSKSPNLVSPRPFSAASEDLSSTLEVSLLFDSR; this is encoded by the coding sequence ATGGACATGGAGTTATCAAAGAGATTTTCTGGTGGACGCCTGAGCCTGAAAGATGATTTTGATATAGATTTCAACGATGCAAGTCGTGCCTCAACTCCGATGAGCATCCTAAGCTCCAAGTCAGAAGGTCGGAGGCGAGAGCGTTCGTCACACCACCACTCAGCTGATGACTACAAAAGGAAAATCGCTCGACTGAAAAGTGAACTCGAGATGGAAAAGGCTAGAAATAAACAGGTGTATCGGGACAAGAGTGATGAGATCAAGCTGATACGAGAGTCATACGCTCAGGACCGCAATCGTGAGTATCGAGAACTGGAGAAGAAGCTGAATCTGGAGAAACAAAAGGAAGTGGAAATTCTACAGGAAAATATCCTGAAACGTAAGGATGAGGAACTACAACAGGTGTTTAGGTATAAGGAGGATGAGGTGAAGAACCTGAACGAGAAACTTCGCAGGGAGAAAGAAACCAAGATGGTTACGGAGGAAAAGAAACGCGAATACAAAGAGGAGTTAAGAAAAATTCAAGAGGAGTTTCAAAAGATGAGGGAAGAAAAGGATAAAATTGAAAAGGAATATAAGAAAAAATGtgaagatgaaaataaaaaagaaaaagagttCTCAGAACTGAAGGAAGGATATGATGCAGAGTTACGAAGGATTATAGGTGAATCAAAAAAGCTGGCAATGGGGAATTTACAAAAGCTTAAAAAAGCAGAGAAAGCTTTAGTGAATGAAGAAAGTGCTTTAAATGAGGATGATGATATTTCACTTTTGGATCGGATGACACCATTTTCGGATTATTCCAGTCGTGCGCCAAGTGCAAGTCTCGGTTTTCGTTTAGAGGATTTAAAATTAGATGATCTTCGAATTGAGGAGGAGGATATTGAGAATCTTTTAGCATCAGCACAGCCTGCACCATCAGCATTTACCAAAGTCAGACGACAAACGCCTGTTAGTCTTCCGTCAAAGTCGCCAAACCTAGTCAGTCCTCGCCCCTTCAGTGCTGCCAGCGAAGATCTTTCTAGCACACTAGAGGTGAGTTTATTATTTGACAGTAGATAG